In one window of Zingiber officinale cultivar Zhangliang chromosome 11A, Zo_v1.1, whole genome shotgun sequence DNA:
- the LOC122032174 gene encoding uncharacterized protein LOC122032174 → MVVGFRRSISLPGLSASASRRRDARHTRSASFPCHSHPALSLLHEEILSLRASAGLGCCSSFSAASDLERIDRLLAALDGLLRLPQTQGPLRRCAASTDRLLDGFLRLADAQSSFRSAILALAQHGADASAATRRRDPARLASAARSHRRAEKEIAGLALAIKDLTRCAPTGPDQWADADIAAAVAEALAVTATRMAAVFLRVAGAAVTAAASIAKNSRRGIWVLMKKRATPEEAAMAKVEEIAAEGTEEGSNRVYRSLVNIRVSLLNIITPSL, encoded by the coding sequence ATGGTCGTCGGATTCCGCCGCTCCATCTCCTTGCCAGGGCTGAGCGCTAGCGCCAGCCGCCGCCGCGACGCCCGCCATACGCGCTCCGCCAGTTTCCCCTGCCACTCCCACCCGGCCCTCTCCCTCCTCCACGAGGAGATCCTATCGCTTCGCGCCTCCGCGGGCCTCGGCTGCTGTTCCTCCTTTTCCGCGGCATCAGATCTCGAGCGGATCGATCGCCTCCTCGCTGCCCTCGATGGTCTCCTCCGGCTTCCGCAGACGCAGGGCCCCCTCCGCCGCTGCGCGGCCTCGACCGATCGCCTCCTCGACGGGTTCCTCCGCCTCGCCGACGCACAGAGCTCCTTCCGCTCCGCCATCCTGGCGCTTGCGCAGCACGGAGCGGACGCGAGCGCCGCGACCCGGAGGAGAGACCCCGCGCGGCTAGCGTCCGCGGCCCGATCGCACCGGCGGGCGGAGAAGGAGATCGCGGGGCTAGCCCTGGCTATCAAGGATCTAACCAGATGCGCTCCCACCGGGCCGGATCAGTGGGCGGACGCCGATATCGCTGCCGCCGTGGCGGAGGCATTGGCAGTGACGGCGACCAGGATGGCGGCGGTTTTCCTGAGAGTAGCGGGGGCAGCCGTGACGGCGGCCGCCTCGATTGCGAAGAATTCGCGGAGGGGGATTTGGGTGCTTATGAAGAAAAGGGCGACACCAGAGGAGGCGGCGATGGCTAAGGTGGAGGAGATAGCGGCGGAGGGAACGGAGGAGGGAAGCAATAGGGTTTACCGGAGCTTGGTGAACATCAGAGTCTCGCTCCTCAACATCATTACTCCCTCTTTGTAA